Genomic segment of Puniceicoccales bacterium:
GAATCCGTTGGACCAAGCAAATCTCTGACCTTTTTTATGCCATCGTTGCCTTGCAACACTAACAAAATTACCGGCCGGGCACTCATAAATTCTACCACCTCTGGGAAAAATGGCAAATTCACCAGATGGGCATAGTGATCATTCAGAAGCTCCAACTGGAGTTTTATCATTTTACAGGCCACTATTTCCAAACCAGCCTGTTGAATTCGATCAATGACCGCACCGGAAAGCTTCCTTTCCATGCAATCTGGTTTCAAAATTACCAATGTATTCTCAATCATGGGATTAACGGCTACTATATTTGCATCATTTGGCAATGGTATTTCTGCATTTGAAGAAAAATTTTGAGCAAAAATATTACTCTGAATAGCCAAAGCATTGACTCCAAGTGTCATAGCCATCAACATAAACCTTAAAATCATCATCAGCGGTCTAGGTTAACAAAATAAA
This window contains:
- the ndk gene encoding nucleoside-diphosphate kinase, whose translation is MMILRFMLMAMTLGVNALAIQSNIFAQNFSSNAEIPLPNDANIVAVNPMIENTLVILKPDCMERKLSGAVIDRIQQAGLEIVACKMIKLQLELLNDHYAHLVNLPFFPEVVEFMSARPVILLVLQGNDGIKKVRDLLGPTDSAQAPKGTIRGDFGQDKMRNIAHASDSAESAQKEIRRFFDGLELYL